In the genome of Candidatus Binatia bacterium, one region contains:
- a CDS encoding DUF3817 domain-containing protein, with product MPESPIGKLRLAGIVEAISFLLLLGVAMPMKYLWGQPIGVKVVGWAHGVLFILFCFALNGARTAHDWPMGKSVKVLIAALLPFGPFVIDHGLKEEEAATEGGAG from the coding sequence GTGCCGGAATCCCCGATCGGAAAGCTCCGTCTCGCCGGAATCGTCGAGGCCATCTCCTTCCTCCTACTCCTCGGCGTCGCGATGCCGATGAAGTACCTGTGGGGCCAGCCCATTGGCGTGAAGGTCGTGGGCTGGGCCCACGGCGTCTTGTTCATTCTCTTCTGCTTCGCGCTGAACGGGGCCCGCACGGCCCACGACTGGCCCATGGGAAAGTCGGTGAAGGTGTTGATCGCGGCGCTGCTGCCTTTCGGCCCGTTCGTGATCGATCACGGGTTGAAGGAAGAGGAGGCGGCGACCGAGGGGGGCGCGGGGTAG
- a CDS encoding AMP-binding protein — MPGPYSFDAPFTLGGQLDARASHQEVGPRVALVEGEREWTYRDFRAESVRLSHLLLSRLGTIDEEHPGHVAMLLENRLELMGLLGGCAYGGLTLFGVNTGLRGEILAGVLNQSGARILVVDQSLQEHVERIRGDLEHISAENILVVRSGGEGALIGSDLIEVAAAEVGPAEVDRPAPDIEVEAERPLMVIYTSGTTGLPKGILNNHAKLLIIGMAVSGNMQLTEDDRAYACMPLFHSNAMFLGFMTAFWVGGSLAMRDHFSASQFVPDVLRYGTTYWNYVGEPVHYVLGALEKKYGSADAIRAEVTQNPANKLRYALGNGAAAPDLEKFCDWLGLEDMFELYGSTEAAISTFRKKGDPRGSVGEITDEKVRILSERAEECPPAMLDAAGKITNYAEAVGEICRVAEDTSLFQGYFQNDKANTDKYRDGVYHSGDLGHIVVRDETRFLFFDGRTDDWIRKDGENFSALQVARLIQEHADVVLAAAYGVPCAVSDELVMVALKLRPGASFDPKDFFDFCERSIDGGGMDRKWFPDFIRVVEEFEYTQTEKILVRNLKKLHFDLNRLGDASVYFRQRGDSDYRKLGAREYDSLRAEFARSEKLDVLDR, encoded by the coding sequence ATGCCTGGTCCGTATTCCTTCGACGCTCCGTTCACTCTTGGCGGGCAGCTCGACGCCCGTGCCTCGCATCAAGAGGTCGGCCCCCGGGTGGCGCTGGTCGAGGGCGAGCGGGAATGGACGTACCGCGACTTCCGAGCGGAGTCGGTGCGGCTTTCGCATTTGTTACTTTCCCGTCTCGGCACGATCGATGAAGAGCATCCGGGCCACGTCGCGATGCTCCTCGAGAACCGCCTCGAGCTGATGGGGCTTCTCGGCGGCTGTGCCTATGGGGGGCTCACGCTGTTCGGGGTGAACACGGGGCTTCGCGGAGAGATCCTCGCCGGCGTGCTGAACCAGTCCGGCGCGCGGATTCTCGTCGTTGACCAGAGCCTGCAGGAGCACGTGGAGCGCATCCGCGGAGATCTCGAGCACATCTCGGCCGAGAACATCCTCGTCGTTCGTTCCGGGGGCGAGGGGGCGCTGATCGGAAGCGACTTGATCGAGGTTGCTGCCGCGGAGGTGGGCCCCGCGGAGGTCGATCGACCCGCGCCCGATATCGAGGTCGAGGCAGAACGCCCGTTGATGGTGATCTACACGTCGGGCACCACGGGCCTACCCAAGGGGATCTTGAACAACCACGCGAAGCTCCTGATCATCGGGATGGCGGTCTCCGGTAACATGCAGCTCACCGAGGACGATCGGGCCTACGCCTGCATGCCCTTGTTCCACTCCAACGCGATGTTCCTCGGGTTCATGACCGCGTTTTGGGTGGGCGGGAGCCTCGCCATGCGAGATCATTTCAGTGCATCGCAGTTCGTGCCGGATGTGCTCCGCTACGGGACGACGTACTGGAACTACGTGGGTGAGCCGGTGCACTACGTTCTGGGTGCCCTCGAGAAGAAGTACGGTTCGGCCGACGCGATTCGCGCCGAGGTCACGCAGAATCCGGCGAACAAGCTGCGTTACGCGCTCGGGAATGGTGCCGCCGCGCCGGACCTAGAGAAGTTCTGCGACTGGCTCGGGCTGGAGGACATGTTCGAGCTCTACGGCTCGACCGAGGCCGCGATCAGTACGTTCCGCAAGAAGGGTGACCCGCGCGGCAGTGTTGGCGAGATCACGGACGAAAAGGTCCGGATCCTGAGCGAGCGTGCCGAGGAATGCCCGCCCGCGATGCTCGACGCCGCCGGCAAGATCACGAACTACGCGGAGGCGGTTGGTGAGATCTGTCGCGTGGCGGAGGACACCTCGCTGTTTCAGGGCTACTTTCAGAACGACAAGGCGAACACGGACAAGTATCGCGACGGGGTCTACCACTCGGGCGATCTCGGCCACATCGTCGTGCGCGACGAGACGCGCTTTCTCTTCTTCGATGGCCGCACGGACGACTGGATCCGCAAAGACGGCGAGAACTTCTCGGCGCTTCAGGTTGCACGGCTGATCCAGGAGCACGCGGACGTCGTGCTGGCGGCGGCGTACGGGGTCCCGTGCGCGGTGTCGGATGAGCTGGTGATGGTCGCACTGAAGCTGCGCCCGGGCGCATCGTTCGACCCGAAGGACTTCTTCGACTTCTGTGAGCGGTCGATCGACGGTGGCGGGATGGATCGGAAGTGGTTTCCCGACTTCATCCGGGTCGTCGAAGAATTCGAATACACGCAGACCGAAAAGATTCTGGTGCGGAACTTGAAGAAGCTCCACTTCGACCTGAACCGCTTGGGTGATGCGTCGGTGTATTTCCGCCAGCGGGGTGACTCCGATTACCGGAAGCTCGGTGCGCGGGAGTACGATTCCTTGCGGGCCGAGTTCGCGCGTTCCGAGAAGCTCGACGTGCTCGATCGCTGA
- a CDS encoding cytochrome P450, which produces MTEVTQDPFEDFDHSTGSGLVRDPYPRLAELRKASPVLNGRLDEAFDLPKQPEPEGPKSGLYFTALGYDAVTQVLLDGETFSSAGYAKSMGLVMGHSILEMDEPEHRRYRDLLQGAFTLKAMERWERDVVAPIVERRIDAFVSSGRADLVRDFAFPFPLEVISAMLGLPEKDLPAFHRMAVELISIAIDIERGLNASVALRDYFATVLAERRESPRDDLVSMLAQAELDGQRLTDEDIFAFLRLLLPAGAETTYRSSSNLLFGLLSDPKQLNALRDDRSLMRKAIEEGLRWEAPLTGIARTTTRDVDVCGTMIPDGSLVQVCVGAANHDPARWNEPNRFDLFREVKPHISFATGPHTCLGLHLARMETVVALNALLDRLPNLRLDPAAQDVHITGLTFRAPRELPVLFDT; this is translated from the coding sequence ATGACCGAAGTAACGCAGGATCCGTTCGAGGACTTCGACCACTCCACCGGCTCGGGTCTGGTGCGCGACCCGTATCCCCGCCTGGCGGAGCTGCGAAAGGCATCGCCCGTCTTGAACGGTCGACTCGACGAGGCGTTCGATCTCCCGAAACAGCCGGAACCGGAAGGGCCGAAGAGCGGTCTCTACTTCACGGCGCTGGGCTACGATGCGGTCACGCAGGTTTTGCTCGACGGCGAGACGTTCTCCTCGGCCGGATACGCGAAGTCGATGGGGCTCGTGATGGGCCACAGCATTCTCGAGATGGACGAGCCGGAGCACCGGCGATATCGCGACCTCCTGCAGGGGGCCTTCACCCTGAAGGCCATGGAGCGTTGGGAGCGCGACGTGGTGGCTCCGATCGTCGAGCGCCGAATCGACGCGTTCGTTTCGTCGGGTCGCGCGGACCTCGTCCGGGATTTCGCGTTTCCGTTCCCGCTCGAGGTGATCTCGGCGATGCTCGGTCTGCCCGAGAAGGACTTGCCGGCCTTTCATCGGATGGCGGTCGAGCTCATCAGCATTGCGATCGACATCGAGCGCGGCCTGAACGCGTCGGTGGCACTGCGGGATTACTTCGCAACGGTCCTCGCCGAGCGCAGAGAGTCGCCGCGCGACGATCTCGTCAGCATGCTCGCCCAGGCCGAGCTCGACGGCCAGCGTCTGACCGACGAGGACATCTTCGCGTTCCTGCGGTTGCTGCTTCCCGCCGGTGCCGAGACGACGTACCGCTCGTCGAGCAATCTCCTGTTCGGACTTCTCTCTGACCCGAAGCAATTGAATGCCCTTCGCGACGATCGCTCGCTCATGCGAAAGGCGATCGAGGAAGGACTCCGCTGGGAGGCGCCGCTCACGGGAATTGCGCGCACGACGACGCGTGACGTCGACGTCTGCGGGACGATGATCCCCGACGGGTCTCTGGTTCAGGTGTGCGTCGGTGCGGCGAATCACGACCCGGCACGTTGGAATGAGCCCAATCGCTTCGACCTGTTCCGCGAGGTCAAGCCCCACATCTCCTTCGCGACGGGGCCGCACACGTGCCTCGGCCTGCATCTGGCGCGGATGGAAACCGTCGTCGCCTTGAACGCGCTTCTCGATCGGCTTCCGAACCTGCGACTCGATCCGGCGGCGCAAGACGTTCACATTACCGGTCTCACCTTTCGCGCGCCGCGCGAGCTCCCCGTTCTGTTCGACACCTGA